The Toxotes jaculatrix isolate fToxJac2 chromosome 14, fToxJac2.pri, whole genome shotgun sequence genomic interval ctgctccctctgagtgTTACTGCAGTATCAgtactctgctccctctgagtgttactgcagcatcagtactctgctccctctgagtgttactgcagcatcagtactctgctccctctgagtgTTACTGCAGTATCAgtactctgctccctctgagtgttactgcagcatcagtactctgctccctctgagtgttactgcagcatcagtactctgctccctctgagtgTTACTGCAGTATCAgtactctgctccctctgagtgTTACTGCAGTATCAgtactctgctccctctgagtgttactgcagcatcagtactctgctccctctgagtgTTACTGCAGTATCAgtactctgctccctctgagtgTTAGCATCAGTACAAGAAAAGGAAATACTccagtaaagtaaaagtacttcaGATTCCGTACAGCAGATGAACACGTGCTTTCATCGCCGGCTGTGTGACGTCACATCTGATTGGTGTTGTCATTAAACAATAACGTCAGTTTACGTATCGATCTCCATGATCATTACGTTATCCGCCAAACAGTCTCGCAGACCGGCACCTGTCCAGGTATTCAACCCGCAGCCGGACAGTCAGTTAGCATCAGCTAACAGAGCAGTCCCTGCTGTTAGTCTAGCTTAGCTCCTTCACCTCTGCTGCGTTTATCGATCCGTTACAGCGGACAGCTTTAGACCTGATCAGTTAATTGCCCTGACTGATTCCACGCggcgtgtttgtgttttaacgTTAAAAACGGTTTAATTCCGTTTGTCAGTGCGGCTGCTTCGGTTAGCATTAGCTTAGCATGCGTCCCTCAGCGCAGACTAACGGGTAAGACGTTTGTTTTCATACCGCAGAAACTGCCGCCGCCATACAGCCCAGCAGCTGCTCCCCGAGCTCCTTCTTCTCTTAGCTTCGATCCAAATCAATTATCAATTCTTATTGATATGTAGCTCTGTTTGAGCAGCGGAAACACTGCGGCCACCCGCCACCTCACTTCCTCTGAGAGCGggtttcaaagtaaaagccccATGATTCTTCTCTCGGAGGTTTCGGTTTCAGACCGAtacactgacagtgaaacacagaggTGACACAACATACTAACAACACACAGGGCAGGAAATGTTACCAAGGGTTCTGTCTTGTGTTATATGTCTGTATAACACtaattcttattcttattatcaGCAGTCCTTATCAGTATTGTATTCATAAAACTAAATGACCATGTGAAATATATCCTGACGGCAGACCCCTCACACGCTGGACACACTGGTTAAACTCGTCTCCCCCGGCAGGCGTCTCAGAACACTGTCCGCCGGAACCAGCTCATACAGGAcagtctctgtcctcaggctgctgctctgATGAATGTGTGAACTCTTTTTCCTCACGGCCTCATTTCAGCATCTTTTGTTTGCACTACAACCTGCACATACTTCTCTCAACagtctgaatatatatgtatatagtaaatagtttttttattttacacaatccacattcagactgacccattgcTCATTGCACTATTGGTATTTGTAGatgaaaaaaagttgttgttctgttggttgttgttgttctgtactgcctgagagcaaagaagaaaccggagtcaaattcctcaTTCGTTTGCACAAACTTGGCcgataaaactgattctgattctgagttTCACTGATTGGTTTTCTGTTCGTTCTTGGTCCTTTTTTCAGTCTCTGATGTTTTGAGGAAATTAAAATCAGTAAATGTTAAATTAACGATGAATAAAGAATCAACTGATCTGACGGAAATCATCACATGgagcagctgtttctgtctgtgaccAGTTCATCGTTATTACACAGTTCAAATAAAGCTTTCACTGAGGAAAGACAGTGCGTGTTAAACTTTTAATGATTGAtagattattgattattgaagTTGCTGACTGACATTTTCTGACTTTATTAAAACGTCTGaatcatgacacacacatttacacatattataattattataattatttcacATCATTTTACAGTCAGCTGCATGTTTGCAGGAGCTGCACACACTATTCAGCACGGTAACAATAACTGATCAATAACTAATCAATATGTGATCAGCACAGAACTGAagtctgatgatgatgaacgaTGTTCTCTCTGAGGGAACCACAGAGTCAGCAGATCTTCCAGAACATTCATATCATTCAGCTCATTTCGATAATCAAAGAGAACCTGATCAGTGTTCTCAGGATCAATCGCTGCTGATAAATAAGTGAAGCTGATAAACAGTCAGATGTTTAAATAAGTTGTTCATCGCTTTTTAAAACAGGAGAACCTCACAGCTGCAGTGTTCTTCCACCAGCAGGTGGTTCTACTAAGACCTCACGGTTCTATGAACAGGTTGACACTCAGGAACTTCAGGGCTGAGAACGGTTGACTTTTTGTTCTGTTGAAGGATCAACTGTAACGTTCTGCTGAGAACCAAAGAACAAAGTCGGACAGTTCAGGCAGAGAAAGGAACCAGCTGCTGTAGAGTCCAGATCAAGAACTTACAAAATGGGTTCTACATATACAGAAATACTCTTGAATGTTCTACTAGTCATAGTTAAACAAAAagtttcaaatgtatttttgatgTAGAACCCTGCAATCAAGCAAGGCTTCAAGAGCTGAGAAAGGTTCTATAGTTCTATGCAGAGAACAGTTCTTTGTAGGGAAATGTTCCAGAACTTACTTTCTACTTTGCTTTCTAGACACTTGTGTGTAGTGTGAAGGACCTAGAACCCTGCTTTGGAGCAAAGGTTACCAATTATATCAACAGGCCCTTGTGTTGGTTCTAAACTAGAACCaaatcaaataaagaaaatatttgttgcTATAGACTGCAGAACATTAAAAGCATGTACATGTGTTGTGTCTTATCTGAAAGGTTTTAAGGTTCTACATTAGAACACTTTCAAAGTTCATGGTGCATAATTGTTCTCGAGCTCAGCGACAAATTCAGAAAGGTTTTAGAACCGGATTCTAGAAATGTGTACATTCTGTGACCGAACCCTCGGCTGGAGTTCATGTTTCaacactgtgttattttgtgTAGATTTGATTTTTCTAGAACCTTGCAATGGGACAAGGCTTCTCCGACAAAGAAGATTCTAGCGTTCTATGCAAAGAATAGTACTTTGCAGAACAATATTCTATAACCCCAAAACAGAGCTAGTTATTAGATCTGCTGTTAAAGATGTAATCTGTAAGACTACATTTGGAGAACATTTTAGAACTATGTGCTGTAACTAAGCAAGAGCAAGATCTCAAAACAAAGAACACTTCAAGAACCGCTGTTGGTTCTGTGCAGAGTTCCCTGCACAGAAAAAAGTCAGTGGCCAAgtgctgggagagagagatggattcCAGAACTCAGTGACAAGTTAGAAGCACATGTATGAATCTGAGTGCTCCTCAACCCGTTGTTGGTGTAACTGCTCTTGGCCTCAACACAGAGAAGATTCTACAGCTAATAATACAGTTGTAGAACGTTCCTGTGGAGTCTCCTGCATGCAAATTTAGCGCAGTGGTTCAATAAGGCGAAGGTTCTAGAACAATGCGAAGACGATCTGGTGGTATAACAAGGTAAGTGTAGAACTCTAGAGAGACAGTTCTTGGAGTGTGAGCTGGTTGTCAAAGTCACTGAGCGGGTTCTACAGCACAGATGAGATTGTAGATTGAGTCATACTTTTCTACTTTCTAGTACAAACCAGCCACAAAGAGAAGGTTCTCTTTACGTTCTTCATGTTTCTTCTGGAAGTCAGTGAGAGAGGTCTAGACCTCACAGAACCCAGATATCCAACAGAACACTCAGGAACTTTATAGGGTGAAGGTTTGGTGTTTGGTGCAGGACTCCAGAGAAAAGGTTCTACGAGCATTCGTAGAGCTCTTGGTGTTTATTCTGGAAGTCGGTGAGGAGGGGAGGTTCTAGACCTCATACACAAGTGCGATGGGTCAGTGTTTGTGGCGATGGTGGTAGAACCCAGACATCCATCAGAAGGTTCTAGAAGGGCATTCCTCCAGAGATCTGATGGGCCACCTGCTCGTCCTGGCTCTCctccttgtccttcctctcttGGTTCCAGTCTTTCAGACCCTCTGGCAGGGTcgtgtcctcctcctcacctcctgtTCCCTCCACAAACTCTTCATAAGTTGACTTTTCTGCGAATGGGCGTTTTCCCAGCAACTCCACCATGTCACTCTTATCCAGAACCTCCTTCTCCAGCAGCCGCAGAGCCACCTGGAGAACACCACAGCAACATAAAGAACAGGGTCACAACTCTGGAACTcgtgtagaaaaaaaagagggaagaacAGGGGTTATACTGTCAGAGGCTCGAGTTTATGAGGAAGAGATTTGTTCTTATCAGAGCAAACTGTAGAACAGtagttctctgtgtgtttactgtaaatgCCTAAAAtgcatagggttagggttaggcccGCATCCAAGGAAGTGTTCTAGGTCTGAGCTGGATTCTGAGTGAAGCTTTACATCAAGGCACAGGTAGAGTTCCCAGAACAGATGTGTTCTAGAACTCACTGACAGAGTTGTATAAGTAAGAACTGGTTctactttaagaaaaaaaacattttaaagaaaaacaactgattGAGAATACCCTGTGTTCTCTGAGAGACCTGGAACCTTGCACTGGAGCAAAGGTTCTAACATCGGACGTGTCGTAGAGCTCTCAGTGCAGGAAGGTTCTTTGTTGTGGTTCTGGTTgatgaaaaaatatttgttgttcCTGGCATAGGTTTTACAACACGTGTGCATTTGAGCGTGACctgactgacctctgaccctacTCCATAGAAATAAAGCCCTGCTTGTCCAGGAGACGCTTCTAGAAGATCATTCCTTCAGAATTCTCCAGGTAATGTAAAACCTTTGTGTCTATTCAGAACCTGATTTATATGAAGTTCCTAAACCACCTCGTCTCCACCTGTAAGGTCTAGAAAGGACGTGCAGAGGTTATCCAAGGTGATGTAGAACAAACCACTGTAGATCACTGGTACCTTCTCCACCTCGGCCTTCTTGTCGTTCAGCAGTTGGCGGGTTCTCTGGTACGCTTCACTGATAAGGGTTCTGACCTCGGTGTCGATGAGACGAGCAGTAGCTTCGCTGTACGGTTTCTCCAGAACCATCTCACCCTGCCGGGGGAGGTCGAAGGAAACCTGGCCCACCTTCGCATTCATCCCGAACTGAACGATCTGCAGCAGAACACAGAGACGAGGAGATCAGACCGATGGGAACCTGAACAGGGAACACGAAACACTGCTGACTGCCGCAACACGGACTCCTGCATTCATCACCTTCATGTTAGTCTGATGATTATTTCACTTACCACCGGTGGTATCAATGAAAACTAGCGATGATTAAGCTGAGAATTATTTACCAAgtgcatgaaaataaaattaaacccAGCCAGAGTCAGCAGCAGGAAACTGATGGATGAACTGATGGATGAACTGATGGATGAACTGATGGATGAACTGATGGATCCATGTCAGAGCTTTGGAACAATGGTCCTGCAGATTCAGGACGTGGTTCAATCCCCAGCTTCTCCTTAGGCAAGATATTGAACCCTTAATTGCCCCTGATGTAACACTGGTGGGTgaacgtgtgtgtctgtgttagtgaagcactgtgtgaatgtgtgaatgtgaacgCTCCGTATAACTACAGAACACTGACCATTCAGTCTCTGAACcttctgtttttccactgtgagTTAGTGAGTTGATTCAGATCAACATGTGTTTTAGGTCTGTGGCATCAGGACTGACTGAGTCAGATCTCTGACACCTCAGACCtgcgtgacctctgacctgtgtgacctctgacctgtgggACCTCTGACCTGTGGGACCTCTGACCTGTGGGACCTCTGACCTGTGCATAGGCGCTCTGGGTGACTTTTCGGAGGTCATCCTGAGCTCCAGTGGTGATCCGTCCAAAGAAGATCTCCTCGGAGACTCGTCCTCCCAGAGTCATACACATCCGGTCCAACAGCTGCTCTTTGGTGTACAGGTACTGCTCTTTGGGCAGGTACTGAGCGTAACCCAGACCCTTCCCTCTGGGGATGATGGACACCTGCACAGGTAACAAGAACacgtctgtcacacacacctcactgaaATGAGTGATTATCAGTGGAAGTGTTGGCCTGGTCAGAGAACACGTGGGTGTTTATGTTGAAGAGAACATACGATCACGCAGTGAACGTTAAAAACCGCGCTGCGTCCTAAAACATCGCCACGATGATCTGAGAGAAGAGTTACACTCTGTAAAACGCTGAATCATTAATGATCCAAAGAGAATCAGCTGATTCTGCTcagagctcacacagacacgagctgtcaatcaaaacacacaggaaatgattcTGATGTTTAGTTTTTCAGCCCTGAGCAGTGACTGCAGGTTTTCCTCTCAGGCTGAATACAGTCCCATCTGCCTGCAGCGAGCAGAGGGTGAGAGGCGTCGGTCTGCTGGACCAGTACCTGGTACCTGGTACCTGGTACCCTGCAGCCGGGACGTCTCCTGGTGTGAGCTCATGGTAATAACTGAGGGTGACGCACTTTCATCGACTGGACTCGTTTTAACAGATATCAGTCAAACAGTAAGTGTGACCTTTAGCAGAGGGTCAGCATGCTCAAGGAACCATCCGGCGACAGCGTGACCGGCTTCATGATACGCCAccgtcttcttctcctctggctGCAGGACCTGAGTCTTCTTCTCCAGACCTCAACAGGAAAAGCAAGAGTCGTTTAAACATTGTGTTTTCAAGGCTCAGCAGATTAAATCTCAGTTCTCAAAGCACGCTGGTCTCAGGCTGGTCTTAGGCTGGTCTCAGCCTGGTCTCAGCCTGTTCTCAGGCTGGTCTCAGCCTGGTCTCAGCCTGGTCTCAGGCTGGTCTCAGGCTGGTCTCAGCCTGGTCTCACCTCCGATGACCCTCTCGATGGCCTGTTCAAAATGTTTCTGGTTGATGGCGTCTGAAAGGTGGCGAGCGGCGATCAGAGCCGCCTCATTACAAACGTTAGCGATGTCGGCGCctgagaaacaaaaagcaggaaGAATAAACCCAGAGAGCTGATAACTCTTCAACGGAggagaaatcaaatcaaatcaaacgtGTTTACCTGAGAATCCAGGTGTGAGGGCGGCCATCTTCTTGGCCAGGGAGTCTTTGTCCATGTTGGCCTCCAGCTTGAGAGGACGCAGGTGAACTTTAAAGATGGAGGCTCGACCTTTAATATCTGGAGGACCTGAGACAGAACACAGACAGGTATATTTGAATTCAGCATCTATCAATTTATCTGTCCTTTAAATATGGAGAGAACAAAGTCACCGTCACAGTATCTAAAAAACAGGATAATCAGAAGCCTTTAGTTATTAACCCGTTACCATGACAACCTACTGATTTCTGAAACAATCTGATACTTAATCCCTGATCtagaaaaatgtcagtttttctgaGATAACGAGATAAAAACTCATGAGATTAAAGAAATAACCGGAGGTGTCGGGTTTCAGTCGGGGTTTGTGGCTCAGGCCGTAGCACAGGTTAGTGGTTGGACCTGGTCTGCAACAAGCACAGCAGACCAGGTCCAACCAGACCAGGTCCAACCAGATCTGGTCTGCTGGGATACTGACCCGATGTggccactggtgtgtgtgtgcgtgtgtgtgcgtgcgtgcaaaGTCCAACCTCCTCCTGCTGTGGAATCAAACCCTCGTTAATCTCGTCCTGTGAAAGTTGTAAAAACATGAAGAGCAGTCTCTCACCGATGTAGATCTGCCTGTCGAAGCGTCCTGGTCTCATCAGAGCCGGGTCCAGGATGTCTGGTCTGTTGGTTCCTGCCAGAACCACAACATTGGTCGCAGTGTTGAAGCctaaagaaacacagaggagtgaGAACTTCCTGTCACAGAGGATCCCTGACTCTGTCCTCAGGACAAAGGACTGTGACGTGCTGAGCTCTGAAGGTTTGATGGTAACGATGGTGCCTGTGATTAATTAACTGTTTCCTGCGTCTCACCACCCACCGTCCATctccaccagcagctggttCAGAGTGTTCTCCTGCTCGCTCTGTCCTCCAAAGTTTCCTCGTCCTCGTTTTCGTCCCACGGCATCAATCTCGTCGATGAAGAGGATGCAGGGAGCGTTCTTCCTCGCCATCACGAACAGATCTCTCACCtgtacaggaagtgacatcaggAGGGCTCTGAAGTGTGAGACTCTGTGTTCAGTCTCACACATTTACCACACAATCTGAGCAGATGAGTCCTGAACCACGTCTCCTGTCTCTCAGACCCTCAGTCTGTCCAGTCAGAGTTTCAGACTTCAGTCTCTGAGCTTGTCGTCTGTCCCCGCTGTGAGACACTTTTGTCTCTACTTCAGTTAAAGAGCAGGACTCATGTTTATCAGTCCAAtgaatttttaatgttaaaaatcatttttaattctttgATCTGTCCTCCTGTCCCACACTCAGTGTTCTCTTAAAGTGGAAACAAACGCAGTGAGGTGAAATAACTGTgacataataataaataatacactGACTGGGTGTTTAAGGGTAAGGAAAAAAGTAAGGGAGTGTTCCTCACTCTGGCCGGGCCGACGCCCACAAACATCTCCAGGAACTCCGAGCCGTTGACGGTGATGAACGGCACGTTGGCCTCGCCGGCGGTCGCTTTGGCCAGGAGAGTTTTTCCTGTTCCTGGAGGACCCGTCAAGATGGCTCCCTACAAACATGATGAACAATCGTTTTAGACAAAGGGCGGCTCGTCTGGACTCAGGCAGCTCGGGACAACAGCGCCCCCTGTGGAACTGACAATTAGGCACAGTTTGCAAACGTCTGGAACACTGTGCTGCTATTCATTTTTCCTGCCATTCATGAAACCTTCCCTTACTTTGGGGATCTTGGTCTTGCCCCCACCTGTGGGATCTTGCCCCCACCTGTAGGACCCACCCTCACCTTGGGGATCTTGGCGCCCAGGTCCTGGTACTGTTTGGGGTTCTTCAGGAAGTTGACGAACTCCATAATCTCCAGCTTCGCCTCCTCACAGCCCGCCACGTCTTTGAACTTCACATCAATCTCATCTTTGAGGATCTTTGCTGTCGTCTCGCTGACGCTGAAGAGTCCGCCCATCCCCCGGCCGGGACGCCCCGCCCCCGCCGGACCCCGCCGCAGCATGAACAGCAGGAAGCCAATGATGAGCACCGTGGGGAGCATGCTCAGTAGAAAAGTgctggaaaaaaaggacaaacttTAGAATGACGTAGGTACAGAGCAGTAAGGTGTAACGACGACAGATCGGCCCTCACCCGTCGCTCTCGGTGGAATAAACCACCGGCAGCCTGTTCTCTCCCTCAATGCCGAGCTCGTACTGAGCCGTCTCCAGATTCCTCTCAAACGTGTCCACACTGCCGATGTTGAACCAGATGTACTGCTGAAGAGACGAAGAGACAGACTGAATGTCCTGCTGGTAGCGGGCCTTCCTTACAGACGGTCCAGAATGCGGCAGGTCACGCTAACGTCTCACACTGGGAGACAGAGCCTCGTTTTCACAACACCCATTCGTTTTAAATCAATTATTTActttaacaaaaacatcaagtccaataaagtaaaacagtaaatacTGCAGCATCATGTTTACCTCATTCCAATCATCAGAGCAGTCAGTCAAACGGATAAAAACGATGTGACTCACCCCGTCCACTGGCGTCTTCCCAGGAGAGAAAACCACTTTGACGTAACGCTTGTTGACGACTTCTAGCCGATCCACCTGATGGATGAACCAGTGCCAGATTTTGACTGAGTCAGTAATAACACAGTGAGACGGCTTAAAGTTCAGTGAGTTTCAACATTTCAACCAACGACATGAGACTGCTGAGCGGACACAGTGACGACAGATCACACGTGTTCTCCTCACCACTCCTTTGGACAGGTAGCTGTTTACAAAGTCTTTCCAGGTGACCTCTTGTCCTCCGTCTCTGAAGAAGAAATAATACGTGACGGTGGTCCAGAACGCTGCTCCGCTCAGGAAGTACATCCGAAACTCTTTATCGTCCCAGGGAATGTCACCCTGAAAAGAACAGAACCTAAAATCACATCGACaccacaagaaaacacacacctgtctgaccAGGTGAGCACAGGTAACAGAACAGCAGCTGGACTCTGTTCCACCTCCCATACTGACCTTCTGCAGACGGCTGTACCAGTGTGACTCCTCCTTACGAcctcctctttttccacctcctccccctcctcccccacttcccccacttcctccacctcctccgcctcctccgcctcctccgcctcctccacctcctgacCTCCCAGAAGCTCTCTGAGCGTTGGCAGGTTTGGCTTCTGAGAACCGAACGAACAGCagaacagcaaaagaaaaagtcacTGACAGTAAAGGCTGGTGGATCCACGAGTTCAAACATGACTCACACAAAGTTTCTGACAGAGCTGATGAGACGATAGAGGACAGGTCGTGACGGACAGATGTTTACCtttggctgcagcttcagcctCGGAGCTCTTTGCAGGTTTCTGAGCATCTGGAAAATATTTCTCAAAACCTGAAGAAAGTAAAACATCActgtactgaacacacacactggtgccGCTGGACATGTGAGGACCCTCACTGAGATCGTGTGTACCCTGAAACTAAATGTTTAACCCCAACACTTTCCTGAAACTGAACCTAAACCGGGTCTAACCCCAAAACCAGGTCTGAGGGACCAGCCTAATGGACTGGAAAAGATGTCCTCACTGTAAAGTCCTCGTGCCCAAGGTCTGAAGCTCGAACTGGTccccacaaagacacacagagagcacacacactcatctgagTACCTTTTGGTGGTCTGGAGCTCAGCGTCCCGCACACTCCCAGCAGCTCCCTTAGCAGGCTCTGTCCACTCCTTACCTGCCCGGCAGAGGTCGAACACATCGCCTGAAATAACACATCCAACATGGCCGACGTCAGGTAACAGTAACACAAGGTAGACCTGGGTTACATTTAGCTCATATCAAAGCATGCAGGTCGTAAACACTGCAGGAGCAGCTGCCATGGAGGAACCTGACAAACGACGGAGAACGTTACACCATTAGTGTGAAACTGACTCCACATCCAGTTATTAATCCACAGCTACTGGAACtcagtgaggacagaggacacagacactgacCCAGGATCAGTCCAGGAGTCAGCTGATACAGCCACACGGAGGCcaactgaatctgaatctgcCTGAAGCCTGCGATGAACGGTCCTTCAGACCGGGACCCACGCCACGTCAACGTACAACTTCTTCCACCTGTtgctggaggagctggtggaTGAGCTGGTGGTGGAGCTGGTGGTGGAGCTGGTGGTGGAGGTTAGCAGGGTCTCACTAATCTGACAAGTTTAACCAAGTGAGTCACTTCatttattctgttctattcaaaCCACACCTCCCGGCCCCTGGCGGACCGGATACCTGAGGTGTGCCGGTGCTCCGCCGCCGTTCGTCCCCAGCTCTGACTGTATCACGGCACTTTTACTTCTCCCCCCGCTGCATATTGACAGAGGTCACTGGTCGTTACATGAGACAGTGATAACAACAGCCCCGCATCGACACACAGGTAAACCCGCCCCACCTTACACAGGTAAGCCCTATCTGTGAGTTACACCGGGGCAGCCGGACCCTGCGGGTTGGTGCTGGCCTGTCAGCCGCTTAGCGGGGTCACCGTCCGGCTGGTTTTAGCCACTGTCCCGGTTAGCACAGTTAGCACATTAGCATGTTTTCCACCTACCAGCCTTGCCGGAGCGTTGGAGGGCAGCAGCAGCCGGAACACGTTCCTGCAGCCCGCGGACAGCCGCAGGTAACGGTGGGCCATCCTCACCCCGGTATCACACCGACACTGACcggcagaaaaacaacaacaacggcCTTTAAACACAACTCAAGTTCAGGAGGTCTGTTCCGTAATCACGCCGCTCCGCCATCTTTTCCGTCGCCTGCTTCTTCACGGAGGTTCGGATGTTTGTGGAGGGGACACCGCCCCCTGCCGCCCCCCGCCCGGAGACGGACCACATCAGTCCGGTCACAAGGTTAGAAAACACCGaagtttctgttctgttgtttgaATAAAGTCTCTCCTGCATCAGTGTTTCAGTCTGGTGTGTTGCCAAtaacatgcgtgtgtgtttctgttaaatgtGAACCACTGATATGTTCAGCGGGTTTCACACTGAGTCAGCTCTGCACTCACAAATGTTAGTATGACATTAATAACATTTCTCAGTTTCTACTGAGTTATCAGCAAAGGTTTGTCAGTCATCTGCAATTAATTGATTTTAATAAATGAGTGACGGTTCTGCAGTAAGCCATCAGGTCTGCCCGTGTAAATGTCAGTAAGGAGTTTGTAAACGGGTTTTGGTCCAGAtgtcctgcagctgttttccagccgatcagaggaggagggttttccacaacctggcaactCAGGACTTCTTCTTATTGATGTCGTATAACTGATCTGTAAAGTATCATTAAataatgtattatgtatttccGGAGTCATTGATTACAGATAATAAACTCTTTCTAAATTCAGCTTCGTCGTGTTTTTATTGGACCTGCCAGGTCTCTACGACAGATcgtggctttttttttattattaaaataaataaggagCAGATAGAAACGGTTTGAGTAGGTGTCGGTTCCCCACAGCAGCCGTCAGGTGTCCTTGTGAACCCCCCCAGCCCAGTTGCATGCCGGGTAGTGGATGATGGCTGCGGGCTGTGCGGAGGAATGAAGCGGCTGACCGCTGCCTGTTTCCCCGCTGAACCCGCGCTCTCTGCGGCCTCAGGTTTTCAGCAGAGCGGAGCCTCCGGACGTACTGAGCTATGAGGTAAACACCCCGTCACTGTCGGGTACGGGAAACCCGGCTAACCCGGGCAGTTAGCGCGTTATCCGGCAGCGCTTCTGGGAGAAGGACAGACCGATGCTAACACGCTAATTGGCTAACAGTCCAGAGCCGACAGCTAACGTAGCTTAGCTCACACTTGGTATGTTTTAAATGAGTTTAGCATGTAGCATCAGTTAGCTTCGCTGTGTATGTCATTTAACGTTTGACTGAATTCCCCAACATGGTAGTGTCAGCCTTTTTAGCAGGGCTGCTAACTTACGGCTAAGCATTAGCATATCAGCTACCTGCTTAGAGAGACGTCATCTAAATCGTGTCGTCACACTATTTATATGACATGAGTAGGGACGTATCTGTCACAGCGCCGGGGGTTGGGGGTTGGGGATGGGATGCTACCGAGCCCGTGGCTCTGCGGTCTGTTAGCTGACAGGTCGTGTCTGGTAGGTAGGCAGAATATGTCAGGCTGAGTCTGTCCATCACTCATCACTGCAGAGGTGTTCATCCATTCATAGCTCCAGAATAGGTCAAACGAAACTCAGCGGCTTGATAAGGCGATCTGAACTCAAGGTTCACTTACTGAGTCTTTCTAGAGCTTTCGGTCACATCAGAGCTGGAAGCAGCAGGTGTC includes:
- the afg3l2 gene encoding AFG3-like protein 2 isoform X2 encodes the protein MAHRYLRLSAGCRNVFRLLLPSNAPARLAMCSTSAGQVRSGQSLLRELLGVCGTLSSRPPKGFEKYFPDAQKPAKSSEAEAAAKEAKPANAQRASGRSGGGGGGGGGGGGGGGGSGGSGGGGGGGGKRGGRKEESHWYSRLQKGDIPWDDKEFRMYFLSGAAFWTTVTYYFFFRDGGQEVTWKDFVNSYLSKGVVDRLEVVNKRYVKVVFSPGKTPVDGYIWFNIGSVDTFERNLETAQYELGIEGENRLPVVYSTESDGTFLLSMLPTVLIIGFLLFMLRRGPAGAGRPGRGMGGLFSVSETTAKILKDEIDVKFKDVAGCEEAKLEIMEFVNFLKNPKQYQDLGAKIPKGAILTGPPGTGKTLLAKATAGEANVPFITVNGSEFLEMFVGVGPARVRDLFVMARKNAPCILFIDEIDAVGRKRGRGNFGGQSEQENTLNQLLVEMDGFNTATNVVVLAGTNRPDILDPALMRPGRFDRQIYIGPPDIKGRASIFKVHLRPLKLEANMDKDSLAKKMAALTPGFSGADIANVCNEAALIAARHLSDAINQKHFEQAIERVIGGLEKKTQVLQPEEKKTVAYHEAGHAVAGWFLEHADPLLKVSIIPRGKGLGYAQYLPKEQYLYTKEQLLDRMCMTLGGRVSEEIFFGRITTGAQDDLRKVTQSAYAQIVQFGMNAKVGQVSFDLPRQGEMVLEKPYSEATARLIDTEVRTLISEAYQRTRQLLNDKKAEVEKVALRLLEKEVLDKSDMVELLGKRPFAEKSTYEEFVEGTGGEEEDTTLPEGLKDWNQERKDKEESQDEQVAHQISGGMPF
- the afg3l2 gene encoding AFG3-like protein 2 isoform X1, with translation MAHRYLRLSAGCRNVFRLLLPSNAPARLAMCSTSAGQVRSGQSLLRELLGVCGTLSSRPPKGFEKYFPDAQKPAKSSEAEAAAKEAKPANAQRASGRSGGGGGGGGGGGGGGGGSGGSGGGGGGGGKRGGRKEESHWYSRLQKGDIPWDDKEFRMYFLSGAAFWTTVTYYFFFRDGGQEVTWKDFVNSYLSKGVVDRLEVVNKRYVKVVFSPGKTPVDGQYIWFNIGSVDTFERNLETAQYELGIEGENRLPVVYSTESDGTFLLSMLPTVLIIGFLLFMLRRGPAGAGRPGRGMGGLFSVSETTAKILKDEIDVKFKDVAGCEEAKLEIMEFVNFLKNPKQYQDLGAKIPKGAILTGPPGTGKTLLAKATAGEANVPFITVNGSEFLEMFVGVGPARVRDLFVMARKNAPCILFIDEIDAVGRKRGRGNFGGQSEQENTLNQLLVEMDGFNTATNVVVLAGTNRPDILDPALMRPGRFDRQIYIGPPDIKGRASIFKVHLRPLKLEANMDKDSLAKKMAALTPGFSGADIANVCNEAALIAARHLSDAINQKHFEQAIERVIGGLEKKTQVLQPEEKKTVAYHEAGHAVAGWFLEHADPLLKVSIIPRGKGLGYAQYLPKEQYLYTKEQLLDRMCMTLGGRVSEEIFFGRITTGAQDDLRKVTQSAYAQIVQFGMNAKVGQVSFDLPRQGEMVLEKPYSEATARLIDTEVRTLISEAYQRTRQLLNDKKAEVEKVALRLLEKEVLDKSDMVELLGKRPFAEKSTYEEFVEGTGGEEEDTTLPEGLKDWNQERKDKEESQDEQVAHQISGGMPF